The following coding sequences are from one Plectropomus leopardus isolate mb chromosome 10, YSFRI_Pleo_2.0, whole genome shotgun sequence window:
- the heg1 gene encoding protein HEG yields the protein MLTEDSRLPQDSPDTTLQLGDTSASMSHTAVHTDSTYTSTTITRAGERTLLSVSSSSSNSTSSAFTEDSNSHQPPSTWSASSRATETEGYTHSAPSTRTDSRDTTDQHMTHSFRGIPSETGTPGGPRGTQSLTRQPNTTHHQYSSTAEETSDSTPPFRVTELSTDQSEVSVSSTPPVTSPAEGPTNISGTEQGSGSSVVTSTESSSTGAHSSSTQNQQGTEEVSSQTREDSVDLGVTTTSPTVSSSTSKVDNSLTDTPVLVTEVFFTTTPVTVTERSQITEEDTFKATSSASTTAATITSIPPLPATSTSSSSFSSPASSSAPESLTEATIPYTTPSTTASTLALLTSAVHPTQHVSPSQTQAPSTGMANPTNAPTLPIETSTSTLGITTTQSQRITTTYTHSTPTKSTETLQTTRRQTDRGTTQLVGTTSPTKAPPLPRNPCVSNPCMNGGMCVSYKGHEYTCHCQQAWTGPTCSHDVDECERDPCPVGSRCVNMRGSFSCECPLGFDLEDGRTCTRAKTFLGTFSINRQPHDPVIFKSATMHEIQREIIQLLNASLSVLRGYSRSTLSKKGEDGVRILAVNMFSISADVTSTEVYNSIQMSLSNCSSSVAHCRMVLHHQLSYHVESLCVAQKTQCDTERSTCTDSSGTARCQCLQGYYKHNPDDLSCLECGDGYKLENGTCVPCMFGFGGFNCGNFYKLIAVVVSPAGGALLLILIIALIVTCCKKDKNDINKIIFKSGDLQMSPYADFPKNNRISTEWGRETIEMQENGSTKNLLQMTDIYYSPALRNSDLERNGLYPFTGLPGSRHSCIYPAQWNPSFISDDSRRRDYF from the exons ATGTTGACAGAGGATTCGAGACTCCCCCAGGATAGCCCAGACACCACCCTCCAACTAGGAGACACCTCAGCCTCAATGTCTCACACAGCCGTCCACACTGACAGCACATACACTTCCACCACCATCACCAGAGCTGGGGAGAGgactctgctgtctgtctcctcctcttccagcAACAGCACCTCCTCTGCTTTCACAGAGGACTCCAACTCCCATCAGCCCCCCTCCACCTGGAGTGCTTCATCTAGGGCCACAGAGACTGAGGGCTACACCCACAGTGCCCCGTCCACCAGAACTGACAGCAGGGACACAACAGACCAGCACATGACACACTCCTTCAGGGGGATTCCCTCAGAGACCGGGACTCCAGGAGGGCCCAGAGGAACCCAAAGTTTAACCAGACAACCTAACACCACCCATCATCAGTACTCATCAACTGCAGAGGAGACCTCCGACTCGACACCACCCTTCAGAGTGACCGAGCTCAGCACTGACCAATCTGAAGTGTCTGTTTCTTCCACACCACCTGTCACCTCACCTGCAGAAGGTCCTACAAACATCTCAGGGACAGAGCAGGGGTCGGGCTCCAGTGTTGTAACCTCCACTGAGTCCTCGTCCACCGGAGCCCACAGCTCCAGCACTCAGAACCAGCAGGGCACTGAGGAGGTTTCATCCCAGACCAGGGAGGACAGCGTGGACTTGGGTGTGACCACAACTTCCCCTACAGTCAGCAGCAGTACATCCAAAGTGGACAATTCTCTAACAGACACTCCAGTGCTGGTCACTGAGGTCTTCTTCACCACCACACCTGTCACTGTAACAGAAAG ATCACAGATAACAGAGGAAGACACTTTCAAAGCCACTTCCTCTGCCTCCACCACCGCTGCCACCATCACCTCCATCCCTCCTCTACCTGCAACCTCAACCTCCAGCTCCAGCTTTAGTAGCCCTGCTAGCAGCTCTGCTCCAGAGTCACTTACTGAGGCTACCATCCCATACACCACACCCTCCACCACAGCCTCCACCCTGGCCCTGCTGACCTCTGCGGTGCACCCAACTCAACACGTGTCGCCCAGCCAAACCCAGGCTCCCTCAACTGGGATGGCTAACCCCACAAACGCCCCCACCCTGCCGATAGAAACAAGCACAAGCACTCTAGGAATCACAACGACTCAAAGCCAGCGCATCACTACCACCTACACCCACAGCACCCCAACCAAGAGTACAGAGACTCTTCAGACCActaggagacagacagacagaggaactACACAGCTGGTGGGGACGACGTCGCCAACCAAGGCACCACCACTGCCAA GAAACCCGTGTGTGTCAAACCCTTGCATGAACGGAGGGATGTGTGTGAGCTACAAAGGGCATGAATACACCTGCCACTGTCAGCAGGCATGGACAGGACCGACCTGCAGCCATG ATGTGGATGAGTGTGAGAGGGACCCCTGCCCTGTTGGCTCCAGGTGTGTGAACATGCGAGGTTCCTTCAGCTGTGAATGTCCGCTCGGCTTTGACCTGGAGGATGGACGCACCTGCACCAGGG CGAAGACTTTTCTGGGAACTTTCAGTATTAACAGACAGCCTCATGACCCGGTTATCTTCAAGAGCGCCACCATGCATGAGATTCAGAGAGAGATCATTCAGCTG CTCAATGCTTCGCTGTCAGTCCTCCGAGGTTACAGCCGATCAACGCTAAGTAAGAA aggagaggatggagTTCGGATTTTGGCTGTCAACATGTTTTCCATTTCCGCTGATGTGACGAGCACAGAGGTTTACAACAGCATCCAGATGTCTCTCAGCAACTGCAGTTCCTCGGTGGCCCACTGCCGGATGGTGCTGCACCACCAGCTCTCTTATCATG TGGAAAGTCTGTGTGTGGCCCAGAAGACTCAGTGTGATACAGAGCGCTCCACCTGCACAGACAGCAGCGGCACGGCCCGCTGCCAGTGTCTTCAAGGATACTACAAACACAACCCCGACGATCTGTCATGCCTAG aaTGTGGGGATGGCTACAAGCTGGAAAATGGAACCTGTGTCCC GTGCATGTTCGGATTTGGAGGATTCAACTGTGGAAATT TTTACAAGCTGATTGCAGTCGTGGTGTCACCTGCAGGGGGCGCTCtgctcctcatcctcatcatcgCTCTCATTGTCACCTGTTGCAA GAAAGACAAGAATGACATCAACAAGATCATCTTCAAGAGTGGAGACCTGCAGATGTCCCCGTATGCAGACTTCCCCAAAAATAACCGCATATCCACAGAGTGGGGCAGGGAGACCATTGAGATGCAAGAGAACGGCAGCACCAAGAACCTGCTGCAGATGACCGACATTTACTACTCT CCTGCGTTGCGTAACTCAGACCTGGAGAGAAACGGTTTGTACCCGTTCACAGGCCTGCCGGGTTCTCGCCACTCGTGCATCTACCCCGCTCAGTGGAACCCCTCCTTCATTAGTGACGATTCACGAAGAAGAGACTACTTCTAA
- the LOC121949127 gene encoding probable secreted beta-glucosidase SIM1, whose product METWLLNHVLGVSLSVLLLGLPGPLGAGTPGNNSTDPVTAGLYYSAGTDELSYMENNATSTSYSSESLSPSQRNILLTHTAETHTAAANLDAEQTQTFTETSSRSLEAVHLSTEPLTSTLVVATTEASSDDSSSSSIGGSTSSSSSSGGTGSSSSRFY is encoded by the exons ATGGAAACGTGGTTATTGAATCACGTCCTCGGTGTGTCTCTGTCGGTCCTCCTGCTGGGTCTGCCGGGGCCCCTCGGGGCAGGGACCCCCGGTAACAACAGCACGGATCCGGTAACGGCAGGATTGTATTATTCAGCCGGCACAGATGAACTCAGTTACATGGAAAACAATGCAACTTCCACTTCATACTCCAGCGAAAGTTTATCACCATCACAGAGGAACatcctgctcacacacactgctgagacacacactgctgctgcaaacCTCG ACGCTGAGCAGACACAAACCTTCACAGAAACAAGCAGCAGGTCATTGGAAGCAGTACATCTGTCTACTGAGCCACTCACCTCCACCCTTGTTGTAGCCACCACTGAGGCCAGCAGTGAtgatagcagcagcagcagcatcggCGGtagcaccagcagcagcagcagcagtggcggCACTggtagcagtagtagca GATTTTACTAA